One window of the Conexibacter sp. SYSU D00693 genome contains the following:
- a CDS encoding CbtB domain-containing protein, with protein MDHTTTAPTPIPLKDLRPALIVAFAALLGIFLMAFDQGAVSQTGLWLHEVMHDGRHLLGVPCH; from the coding sequence GTGGACCACACCACCACCGCCCCGACCCCGATCCCGCTCAAGGACCTCCGTCCGGCGCTGATCGTGGCGTTCGCCGCGCTGCTCGGCATCTTCCTCATGGCGTTCGACCAGGGCGCGGTCTCGCAGACCGGCCTCTGGCTCCACGAGGTCATGCACGACGGCCGGCACCTGCTCGGCGTCCCCTGCCACTAG
- a CDS encoding histidine phosphatase family protein, which yields MRRLVLVRHATTSAVRAAAFGGDEPLDERGRVAARALAGALPRTDVAYASPAGRARETAAAAGLDPVTVEPAIAECDFGAWAGRPLAEVHAEDPDATAAWMADPDAAPHGGESLTQLLARVRAWLDEQAAQDGRAIAVTHGGVVKAAVVCALDAPASAFWRVDVSPLSFTELHAHAGRWTVTRVNATVAA from the coding sequence GTGCGGCGCCTCGTGCTCGTGCGGCACGCCACCACGTCAGCCGTGCGCGCCGCGGCGTTCGGCGGCGACGAGCCGCTGGACGAGCGCGGGCGCGTGGCCGCGCGGGCGCTGGCGGGGGCGCTGCCGCGCACGGACGTCGCCTACGCCAGCCCCGCCGGCCGCGCGCGGGAGACCGCGGCGGCGGCCGGCCTGGACCCGGTGACGGTGGAGCCGGCGATCGCGGAGTGCGACTTCGGCGCCTGGGCCGGCCGCCCGCTCGCCGAGGTCCACGCCGAGGACCCGGACGCGACGGCGGCGTGGATGGCCGACCCGGACGCGGCGCCGCACGGCGGCGAGTCGCTCACGCAGCTGCTCGCGCGCGTGCGCGCGTGGCTCGACGAGCAGGCCGCGCAGGACGGCCGCGCGATCGCGGTCACCCACGGCGGCGTGGTCAAGGCGGCCGTCGTCTGCGCGCTCGACGCGCCGGCCAGCGCGTTCTGGCGGGTCGACGTCTCCCCCCTGTCGTTCACCGAGCTCCACGCCCACGCCGGGCGCTGGACCGTGACGCGCGTCAACGCGACGGTGGCGGCGTGA
- a CDS encoding CbtA family protein — translation MVFPLIKRGLVAGAIGGLLAGVFAFFVGEPLVQDAIDIEEAGSASAALTPVLAHISDWSVSRGEQRGGLFLATILYGTCFGALFALVFAVVRGRMAARDDWQLSTRLAGLLFVALVLLPFLKYPANPPAVGDPETINERTWQYLAMLAGGIFALLAAYRVRNAVADDAPWKRPVAAGATFLALAAVLYLGMPKLDEVPADFPPTLLWEFRLSALGTQAILWAGLGTAYGILSLRAARAGARAPMAEPA, via the coding sequence ATGGTCTTCCCGCTGATCAAGCGGGGGCTCGTCGCAGGCGCCATCGGCGGCCTGCTCGCCGGCGTGTTCGCGTTCTTCGTGGGCGAGCCGCTGGTCCAGGACGCGATCGACATCGAGGAGGCCGGCTCGGCCTCCGCGGCGCTGACGCCCGTGCTCGCGCACATCTCGGACTGGTCGGTCAGCCGGGGCGAGCAGCGCGGCGGCCTCTTCCTGGCGACGATCCTCTACGGCACGTGCTTCGGCGCGCTCTTCGCGCTGGTCTTCGCCGTCGTCCGCGGCCGCATGGCCGCCCGCGACGACTGGCAGCTGTCCACGCGGCTGGCCGGGCTGCTCTTCGTGGCCCTCGTCCTGCTGCCGTTCCTCAAGTACCCGGCCAACCCGCCGGCGGTGGGCGACCCCGAGACGATCAACGAGCGCACGTGGCAGTACCTCGCGATGCTCGCGGGCGGCATCTTCGCCCTGCTGGCCGCCTACCGGGTGCGCAACGCCGTGGCCGACGACGCGCCGTGGAAGCGGCCGGTCGCGGCCGGCGCGACGTTCCTCGCGCTGGCGGCGGTGCTCTACCTCGGCATGCCGAAGCTCGACGAGGTCCCGGCCGACTTCCCGCCGACGCTGCTGTGGGAGTTCCGCCTCAGCGCGCTCGGGACGCAGGCGATCCTGTGGGCGGGCCTGGGGACGGCGTACGGGATCCTCTCGCTGCGGGCGGCGCGCGCGGGTGCGCGGGCGCCGATGGCCGAGCCGGCCTGA